The following coding sequences are from one Maniola hyperantus chromosome 7, iAphHyp1.2, whole genome shotgun sequence window:
- the LOC117983644 gene encoding odorant receptor 13a-like gives MDEFVTIFNRVLLFGGITIFDKRNQNSKKWLVLQYINVFVGLLTFVFTSVFVLSNASDILLCIQGASIWITGVIMFISLTICLLFRKKFFAFLEEIVFVDLMLEMPLIQHVCKMQVRRGRLRELKELVISSHEKLLQLTTLLLRSYVASVWFSATLYLCSPIYRMSLSNDKSLRLLAFDMWFPWGLENFTVYVASFMFHAYAGYLCCVAYPGLQSMIILLVGQVIRQLRILTFILLHLDELVEELVQEKKDLWQPGCTLILSQCVDHYVKLKRFANRLNKITQPFYLTLILVASMLVCVCSVKIAISDRMSLDVMKYCVHEFCYTLVVLMFCFLGQKVDDECEKLEEAVTEKWYIYNSKHKVNVRIFKMAVSQRMPIYIFGSVTLSLPTFTWFIKTGMSFFTLVMSVLNE, from the exons ATGGACGAATTTGTTACTATCTTCAATCGAGTCCTACTATTTGGAGGAataacaatttttgacaaaaggAACCAGAATTCCAAGAAATGGCTGGTCCTTCAATATATCAACGTTTTCGTTGGATTGCTTACTTTCGTCTTCACAAGTGTTTTTGTTCTATCTAACGCATCCGACATTTTGCTATGTATCCAAGGTGCTAGTATCTGGATAACGGGGGTGATAATGTTCATATCCCTTACAATCTGTTTACTTTTCCGAAAGAAGTTTTTCGCATTTTTGGAAGAGATTGTCTTCGTGGATCTTATGCTCGAAATGCCACTGATACAGCATGTTTGCAAAATGCAAGTGAGACGAGGGAGGTTACGGGAGTTAAAGGAGTTAGTGATTAGCTCCCATGAGAAACTGCTCCAGCTAACAACTCTTCTATTGAGATCTTATGTTGCTTCAGTTTGGTTTAGTGCAACCTTGTATTTATGTAGCCCGATATATCGCATGAGCCTTAGTAACGACAAGTCGTTGCGGTTGTTAG CTTTCGACATGTGGTTTCCTTGGGGGCTGGAGAACTTTACCGTATACGTTGCCTCGTTTATGTTCCACGCATACGCCGGCTACTTGTGCTGTGTCG CTTATCCTGGCTTGCAATCAATGATAATTTTGCTAGTTGGTCAGGTCATTCGCCAGTTAAGAATTCTTACCTTCATATTATTGCATTTGGACGAATTAGTAGAAGAACtggtacaagaaaaaaaagatttatgGCAGCCCGGGTGCACCTTGATACTATCACAGTGTGTAGACCATTACGTGAAACTCaaaag GTTTGCAAATAGATTGAACAAAATAACGCAGCCATTTTATCTAACATTGATATTGGTAGCTTCAATGCTTGTATGCGTGTGCTCAGTGAAAATCGCAATTTCG GATAGAATGTCTCTTGATGTCATGAAGTACTGCGTCCACGAGTTCTGCTACACACTGGTGGTGCTAATGTTTTGTTTTCTGGGCCAGAAAGTTGATGACGAG TGTGAGAAATTGGAAGAGGCAGTCACAGAGAAATGGTACATCTACAATTCGAAGCACAAAGTGAACGTACGAATATTCAAGATGGCGGTGAGTCAGAGAATGCCCATATACATTTTTGGCTCCGTCACTCTTTCCTTGCCGACGTTTACTTGG tTTATCAAGACGGGGATGTCATTTTTCACTTTAGTGATGTCGGttttaaatgaataa